One window of the Octopus sinensis linkage group LG3, ASM634580v1, whole genome shotgun sequence genome contains the following:
- the LOC115209729 gene encoding DNA polymerase subunit gamma-2, mitochondrial-like, with the protein MAVPCLLDNLIKLLIERTFIVKPSNFLKNQHTHNVYSYGPPGALLRHNILQEWRRYVLYNNNEETFWVENSKSITAETPSDTRVGVEHYNSSILHRCPENYLVIAKQLSKKLSFSVAHTSVCFDPQRTSGENLSFLESSENTELTVTHFCPSTTIVSSFSDCHRRRLKWWRQYARFPSNFILSDPQQLNVNNETFQLFKVQFHFPWGWDTIETIINWRDYPLQCIKDVLLSGISAQSKIRRSASLPCVIESTAILERAFLAFLLDSFQENIHTYSKSKTRSESKTRSILKLHRRLVPYKIGVSVSGSKVSYLRKMALRIIKDIEDLELQVFHCLDTTNSLEKQYVMFDELGVLLTIVINDTTLESGIIGLRSRDTSLKEPLHVATLKDTILKNIQ; encoded by the coding sequence ATGGCTGTGCCTTGCCTTTTAGATAATCTTATCAAATTATTAATTGAACGCACATTCATTGTAAAACCGAGTAATTTCTTGAAAAATCAGCATACACACAATGTTTACAGCTATGGACCGCCCGGCGCATTACTTCGACATAACATTTTACAAGAATGGCGAAGATACGTCCTCTACAACAACAACGAGGAGACTTTCTGGGTGGAAAATTCAAAATCCATTACCGCGGAAACTCCATCAGATACTAGGGTAGGGGTGGAACATTACAATTCATCTATACTGCATCGGTGTCCCGAAAACTATCTTGTCATTGCTAAACAGTTAAGCAAAAAATTATCGTTTTCTGTAGCccacacatctgtttgttttgatcCGCAGCGAACATCGGGTGAGAACCTGTCTTTTTTAGAATCGTCCGAAAATACAGAGCTGACTGTTACACATTTCTGTCCATCCACAACTATCGTCTCCTCCTTTAGTGACTGTCATAGGCGTAGACTGAAATGGTGGCGTCAGTATGCACGTTTTCCCTCCAATTTTATTTTGTCAGATCCACAGCAGTTAAATGTCAATAATGAAACTTTCCAGCTGTTTAAAGTTCAATTCCATTTTCCTTGGGGTTGGGACACCATTGAAACAATTATAAACTGGCGTGATTATCCTCTCCAATGTATAAAAGATGTGCTTTTGTCGGGTATATCTGCTCAAAGTAAAATTCGACGTTCTGCTTCCTTACCATGTGTTATTGAATCTACAGCTATTCTAGAGAGAGCATTCTTGGCCTTCCTTCTCGATTCTTTTCAAGAGAATATTCACACTTATAGTAAGAGTAAGACCCGTTCTGAGTCCAAAACCAGAAGCATACTGAAGCTTCACAGAAGACTTGTGCCTTATAAAATCGGTGTCAGTGTAAGCGGGAGTAAAGTTTCCTATTTACGAAAGATGGCGTTACGTATTATAAAAGACATTGAAGACCTGGAACTGCAAGTATTTCATTGTTTAGACACTACTAATTCTCTTGAGAAGCAGTATGTGATGTTTGATGAGTTAGGTGTGCTTTTAACAATAGTTATTAATGACACTACACTGGAAAGTGGAATTATTGGATTGCGAAGTCGCGATACATCTTTAAAAGAACCACTTCATGTTGCCACACTGAAAGATACAATTTTAAAGAATATTCAATAG